The genomic DNA CAACCTGTGGCGCAGGGCGAGATCGAGTGGGATACGCATACGGTGGGTTTGAATGCCAATACGCGCGGTCGTCTCAATGCCGGTACGTATATCTGGGTGATTGAATCGCACCATCCCGAGAGTTTGGGTCAGACCCAGAAGGGTCTGTTTGTGATTGTCAATTGATCACTTATTTACAACTTGAACGATAAAGCGCGTCCATTGAGAAATGGGCGCGTTTTGTTTTACAGACTTTAACAGAGTCTTACAATTTTCGTACAGAACATGGGGAACGGGAAAGTCAATGTGCGAATCTAATAAATGTCAGAAGGGAGGTTTTTTAAACTGTCTTTGGGAGGGAGAAGGAGAGACCATGAAGAGGGTTATGCAGTTGTTTTTATGCGTTGTATGTATTGCCATCAGTACACAGGCGTATGGTCAGGGTGCAGTGCGGGGTACGGTGCGCGATGCTTCCAATGGCGAGACTCTGCCGAATGCCAATGTTGTGATTGACAGTTTGCGCATTGGTGTGGCGACAGATAAGGCCGGTTATTTTGTGATTGGGAATCTGTCGCCGGGTTTGCACAGGGTTTCGGCGAGTTATATCGGCTATGCGAGCCGGTCTGTTCAGGTCGTGGTTATACAGGGCGAGACGGCGCGGATTGTGATTGAGTTGGAGCCTGCGGAATTGATGGGGGAGGAGATTGAGGCCATAGGCGAGCGCGTGGCGCCGACTGAGGTGACGCCTGTGAGTGCGTTTGGTACGCGGGTGACGGAATTGGCGCGCATTCCAACGGTGGGGCAGCCCGATTTGATGCGCGGGATTCAATTGCTTCCGGGCGTGCAGGCCGCGAGTGAAAATTCCGCGGGTTTGTATGTGCGCGGGGGCACGCCGGGGCAAAATCTGATTCTGCTTGATGATGTGGTGGTTTATAATCCGAATCATCTGTTTGGGTTTTTTAGCACGTTTAATCCCGATGCGTTGAAGGACGTCACACTGATTAAGGGGACGTTTCCCGCGCGGTATGGCGACCGCCTGTCGAGTGTGCTGGATATTACAAATTTAGATGGCAACAGGAAGTCTTTTGATGCGCGGGCGTCCATGGATTTGATCAGTGCGGGGTTGACGGTTGGCGGGCCAGTGGGCGATCGCGGTTCGTGGATGTTTTCGGGGCGGCGCACGTATCAAGAGGTTTTAAATTCTCCTCTGTTTGATCATATCGTGGATGAGATGTTCAGTACGCGCATTGGCACCATTGGCACGGCTCCAGTTAC from Gemmatimonadota bacterium includes the following:
- a CDS encoding TonB-dependent receptor plug domain-containing protein; this encodes MGAFCFTDFNRVLQFSYRTWGTGKSMCESNKCQKGGFLNCLWEGEGETMKRVMQLFLCVVCIAISTQAYGQGAVRGTVRDASNGETLPNANVVIDSLRIGVATDKAGYFVIGNLSPGLHRVSASYIGYASRSVQVVVIQGETARIVIELEPAELMGEEIEAIGERVAPTEVTPVSAFGTRVTELARIPTVGQPDLMRGIQLLPGVQAASENSAGLYVRGGTPGQNLILLDDVVVYNPNHLFGFFSTFNPDALKDVTLIKGTFPARYGDRLSSVLDITNLDGNRKSFDARASMDLISAGLTVGGPVGDRGSWMFSGRRTYQEVLNSPLFDHIVDEMFSTRIGTIGTAPVT